In Anopheles arabiensis isolate DONGOLA chromosome 2, AaraD3, whole genome shotgun sequence, the genomic window CGCAAGATAAATACGTGATTACCACCCGCGATATCGAATGCGTCAAACGGTGGGACGGTTGATTTGCGATAAAACGTCCCGACATTAACCGCGCAACCTAATTACAGTGTGTATGAAATTAGCCTTAAACACATGTCTTTACCGTTTTATGGTTGAGTAAACGCTTTTACTTCACTTTGCTAACgattcacttttttttgggatttGAGTGAGTGAGTAATACTCTTTGGCCCGAACCGTGGCTCTCTAGTTTCGAATTCAACTCACTTACACTCTGTGTCGACTAGTGACTCATTCTTGTAGAATCCAACTGACTCACATTCTGGACCGCCTAGAGATCAGCATATTTGGGCTTCAAAATTCTTCCTCTCTGGTATAACtaaaaattttagtttttgggaTTTCATTTAATCATTATTGATTCACTCACTCTCTGATCCGACAAGTGACCCGACTTTTTAGGATCCAACTCACTATTCGCAGGGTAGTTATACGGTCTCTCTTGGGATTCTAATCGTTCAGAATATAAAAATGGTGCAAATAGAGCAGGTGATTCATAGAAAATCCTCGTTCGGAGTTGATTCCATTCATTTGTTGGATTCAGTTCACTCAGTAACTCGCTCTCTTACTCAGTGTGCACATCTCTATTTCTGGCAGATGCCTTTGAGATGGGGCCTTTGATAGATATAGGTTAGGCATTGCTCTAATGTTGTTGGGTATCGTTTCGAACACACTACGATCAACCGTTTATTTACATACTTTCGGGCTGAAGATtggtgcgtatgtgtgtgttttttgtgtggtgtgttgaCACAATTTCAGCCGGCCAAATGTCAAATtgcataattaaaaataaatacataaaaaaggtAATATTTGAAGTCGTGAAAGCGTTGGCTCCTATGATGGAATGTTCAACAGTAGGCTTTGCTGTTTTCATCGCACGCCGTTCTTCGAATTTTGAATATGGAACCGTGTGTTCATTCCTCGTTTAGCCGATGCATGCATGATATTCTCTAGCGTATGGAAAAAGCATCACCATTTTAGGGCCAAAGTATCCGGTTCTAGTTCAGGATTTGCATAGTAGATGCTCTGTTTTATATGTCACACGAGAATCGCTTTGATCCTAGAGTTACAACGACCGGAGGGGGAGAGGGAAAACGCATGAGTTGCATGAGTAGTATAGAAAATGTAGTAATTTGATagataattaacaaaaaaagaaggaaaatcaGATGCATTCAGCATATTATCTCCAATTCCTGCCAATTAGTGCCAGCTTCCGTTCGGTTTTTATTACAACAGTTCAATCTGGTGGGATGCCATATTATCATACCAATTAGATCGTATTGCAATTCCCGTTGCTTCTTTTTCCGGAAAATGCGGaatgaacattattttaaaacccGATATCATCCAGTCCTAACGTTGAGTAGGGAATTGCCATCAAATTCAATACCCGTCGGCATCATAGCGATGCGCACAGCGGGCACATGTGCGTTACATCGTTAAGTAGTTGACCGGATTCGGTGTCAATTGGCAATTGAATATCGATTTAAATAGATTTcctggctctctctctctcctgtttttctcttctgttGCAGCGGGTCACGTTTTAAACGAGTTTCGCTACAGAAGCAGCACATTAAAAAGATGTTACGGGCAACCTAATGTTAATGcaggttttattttcatcattttaaatgaaattagagcagtttttttcctttctttctcttctggAAATGACTCTATCACAAACTTGTTATTTTCACATAACACAGTCtattaaaaacaattatttgaCGTTGGCACCATACGTCGGTTCATTAACCGTTAATGTGTGGTATCTGACAAAAGAGCTGCATTAACCAAACCGCGGTAGGGTAGGGACAATTTATTAGACATTATCATTTTGTACTAGAATTTTCTTGCTCGTTAGCCGTGGACAATCAAGCTGTTGGGTATAGGCAATTTTCTCTGTTCCACCAAAGTGCATCTGTTTTGCACTGTTGAACTCAACCAGAGCGCAATGCGGGGAAATTCAACTACCTTCACGCTTACGAATGAAATGATTCACTAATCTAATCACCTTTTCTTTATTCCTCTTCCTTACAAAGGTACCGTAGGGGCAGGAAGCCACTCCAATTGTGTGGATTGAGCTATTTGAGTTGTATTTGCTAAGcggaaaatcaaacaaaaaaacctcgaAATTTATGTCACCTTTAACATTCATCGTCTGTCGGTTTCACCCCGGCCACAACAATGGACTTACCGCTAGTTGATATGAAAGTGAAATTAATGGCGGGCTTCTTGGCCCGTGGACGAATGATCGCTTGCAAAGGTGCGAAATCGGTTGCAGCAATGTGCAGCCACGGGAAACGCAGTCGTCTTCTTCGCGTCTGCAGCTCGTCACCTTCAGTGACCCACGATGAGGGTGCACGCCCCCCGCCTGGAAGAGGATTACATAAATTCAGCTATGTGCGAATGGCGAAATTTAAGATGCATTGGGCGGTATTTATTACTCCAGTCCGTCCGCTCGTAAGAGCGAAAGGAAATGgactctttttttcgttttcctcCTGAAAACGGTCTTATTGCAAACAATAGTCTTTTTCAACAGTAAACCTAGCTGAGATTGGAATGACGACTAGGCCAAGGGTTAAGCGAACCGTGACACGATGTGTGAACTcattgggaggggggggggggtaggttTCCTCTTTCTTTGTTTAAGCGTCCAAAAACACAATCTAATTTACAAGATTTATGTTGTGCTTGCGTACTGGGTTTTTTCAAACAATACGATTTTGCTTTGCTCTTTTCCAGGGTCGGATTAATAAGGGCACGGTTAGCCGGCGCCAGGCTAGCGAAAGCCGACGTACTAGTCTTCCTCGATGCGCACTGTGAGTGTATGGTGCAGTGGCTGGAACCACTGCTCGAGCGGATCAAGGAGTCGCCCACGAGCGTCCTGGTGCCGATCATCGATGTGATCGAGGCGAAAAACTTCTACTACAGCACCAACGACTACAACGATTTCCAGGTAAGTGTGGCATCCCGTcacggtttgtttgttgcaaagAAGATTAACATTCAATCTGCAATTCTGCTTCTACTTCTAGATTGGTGGATTCACCTGGGACGGCCACTTCGATTGGCATGATGTGACGAAGCGCGAGCGGGAGCGGCAGAAGCGCGAATGTGCGGAGAAGGATCTGGAGATCTGTCCCACGTACAGTCCGACGATGGCGGGTGGGTTGTTTGCGATAGCGCGCGATTACTTCTGGGACATTGGCAGCTACGACGAGCAGATGGACGGGTGGGGTGGAGAGAATCTGGAAATGTCCTTCCGGGTGTGGCAGTGCGGTGGCACACTGGAGACGATTCCTTGCTCGCGCATTGGGCACATCTTCCGCGATTTCCACCCCTACTCGTAAGTGTCGCCGGTGTGCGTTGAGTGtgaatgtttgattttgaaataTGTTGGCCTTTCCACAGCTTCCCCAATGATCGTGACACGCACGGTATTAACACGGTACGGATGGCGATCGTATGGATGGATGATTACGTCGAGCTGCTTTACCTGAATCGACCGGATCTGAAAGtaagtgtttgtttgcatgGTTGAATTCCCATTTTTTCCTTAACTAATCATGCTTCCCCCTTCTTCGTAGGATCATCCCGAGCTCGGTGACGTTACGCACCGGAAAGTGTTGCGCGAAAAGCTACACTGCAAAAGCTTCGACTGGTACATGAAAAACGTGTACCCGGAGAAGTTCATCCCGACGCGCAATGTGCGCGCATTCGGACGGTTAGCCTCCCAGGCGGACAATCTCTGCCTCGACACGCTGCAGCAGAATGCGGACAAACCGTGGAACCTGGGTATCTACACCTGCTTCAAGCCGGAAGTGTCCGCATCGCAACTGTTTTCGCTGACGAAACGCAACGTGTTGCGGAACGAGCGCAGCTGCGCGACGGTACAGGCGAGCAAGTCGGAATCGAAGTTCGTGGTGATGATACCGTGCATCGATGATGAAGATATCGACGATACGTGGGAGTTTACCGAGCATCGGCAGCTGCGCCACAAGCAGTCGGGCCTGTGCCTGGACAGTAGCGACCTTTCGACGAAAAGCTACGTGCACGTGGCAACGTGTCATCCGGGaattaaaacacaaaagtGGGAATTTCAACATGAGTAGACACGGGAGGGGGTCGATAGAGCGAttcgtattgttttatttgcgcCCACACCCGACAGGCtctagtgtatgtgtgtgtgtggaagggaAAGCTGGAACTGATGCTTCCTCTTGTTGTGAGTGATTGACAGCTTGATTCAAGTATGACTGTTTCGTGAATGTTTGCGTCTCTTAGGTATGCAATAATGGCCAGGAATCAGGAATCTGTTTAGTGGccgcatgtgtgcgtgcgtgtgtgtgtgagtgtattttgTTATCTGTGTACGCAAAACCCAAGAGCTCCTCAATCGGTAATGCTAGGCGTCAAACATAGAACTCTACTACCACTGACTAAACATAAACGACTACTCGGCTACCCGAGTAAGAGTACTTCGActggaagcaaaacaataataccTCGTTAAGGTTGATAGCGTAAAAATCACAAGCTTAACTCCTGCGTGCGTTGTATAAAGCACGTGCGCAATAGTGTGAGGAAAGGGCAAGGAACGAACGATATCGCATGGCTTAGCTAGGAAAAAGGGATAAACAGGAAGGGTATTAAATATGGGCAAGAAAGCATTAAGGAAAATTCTCGCGACCTGTCACTGGAATTGCAAATGGGTCGAATGAAGGTGGGAAAATATGCCGGCATTAGTAAAGCATTGCAATTGAGGAAACGTGGAAAGAGGTGCAAAATATCATCACAACGTTGTTACCAACGGAATTGTTGTTAGAGTAGGTGTCGACTACTACGtgtgagcaaaaacaaatactaTCGACTGGCCAAACTGGATGtgcaaaatgtaaaattacaGCTTTTTCAGCCAACTTAAAGGTGGGACAGAAGGAAGGGGGAAAGATTTTTAGAAACTGTGTTCCGACAACCATTACATTGGCCTAGCGGATATTATTTGGTAAGACTTATTTCGACAGCTATTGCTTCCATATTTACTCGTAGACTCGGCCTGAATCGTTTTCGAAAGGgattagaaaaaaacaaccgctCAAATATTAAAGGATAATAGGATACCGTTGGtaaaattgtaattatttaattcgTCCAACTGTAAGGACACTGACACGTGGTAAACTAATTCGTTCGCCAGAATGGTTTAAAATGCATCACATGTGCGAAACACAAGCAGATAAAAACATTCCTTCCgtaaatttatttgattttagaACGACTACAGCGAAAAACTAGGTTCCTCAATTACTTCGACCATTAGGGATGTTATATGAtattgaaggtttttttttttattgtaaggCAAACTATTGTGAATCTTTTACATCACGCACCTATAATCTTGCTGTAGCTCAATCGAGCTGAAACTGATCTTTTGCAGAAGCGTTTAATAGTCACATCACAGCTagcaaattgaagaaaaaaactagaaTGCTAGGAAATGGGATACCGTACTTACACCGATGAGCGTGGCCAATAGCGCACATTATACAGCCAATTAGCAAGAAGCGTagaatgcaaaaataaaacaagaaactAGAACTCGAAAGTGCCACAGAACTTAAGTTAAAACAGTGCCACGTGGCATTACGCAAATGCACGTGGTAGATGCAGCAAATGAAGCGTGTTGATTATTGTATGTGGATGGCAGTCAGAATATTCATAGCTGTGTATGCGTTAAAAGAGCGTGCTTAGTATAATGCTTAAGTTCTGCCAAAATG contains:
- the LOC120908439 gene encoding polypeptide N-acetylgalactosaminyltransferase 1, which encodes MFFRGGLSIRRNLYTRVLLLLVLGLFVLFYFKNLNGSPNSLGSPALEQAKPLAQLGLDVNRLELLAAAEAAAGGPLNKGNLLPALPPSGDALFERLVLADLAKQRPGLGNNGEGVELTGDAKEIGEKQLATIALNEELSEHLSYNRTPPDGRHPACKRKHYDLAGLPSTSVIIIFYNEPYSVLLRTVHSVLNTADGRLLREIILVDDGSTNVELKGKLDYYVRTRLPAKVKVLRQRQRVGLIRARLAGARLAKADVLVFLDAHCECMVQWLEPLLERIKESPTSVLVPIIDVIEAKNFYYSTNDYNDFQIGGFTWDGHFDWHDVTKRERERQKRECAEKDLEICPTYSPTMAGGLFAIARDYFWDIGSYDEQMDGWGGENLEMSFRVWQCGGTLETIPCSRIGHIFRDFHPYSFPNDRDTHGINTVRMAIVWMDDYVELLYLNRPDLKDHPELGDVTHRKVLREKLHCKSFDWYMKNVYPEKFIPTRNVRAFGRLASQADNLCLDTLQQNADKPWNLGIYTCFKPEVSASQLFSLTKRNVLRNERSCATVQASKSESKFVVMIPCIDDEDIDDTWEFTEHRQLRHKQSGLCLDSSDLSTKSYVHVATCHPGIKTQKWEFQHE